AATAATATGTAGCTGCATGTGATTACGTGAGCAAGTTGAATGACTAAGAATTAATCTAAAAGTGGAATAACCTCGATCTGAAAAACTAGTGTACGCTTTTTTGTACCCCTGTACTGTGAGAAATTCGACCTACTAGAACACCTGCAATACCCGAACATGATATTCTTGATGTGATATTTGCTTTTTTAAGAGGATCACTGATAAGTCGCGTGGACGACGTCGCGTCCTCAACAACACCCGCCCCACCTCCCACCTTTCGACAAAGTGTCGACCATTCAATGCCAAGAACGGATCTTTTAAGTTTTGAAATCAAAGAAGCAAGGGCGGTGTCCTTACCGTTTGGCGCCACTTCTCCAGTAGGGAGAAGAAAATAATATTCGCGGGAAAGGTCGTGCACCTTTTTCGACCTTCTGTCTGGCACAGTCTTGAGCCGGGTAAAGCGACAGGATAAATAGCCATCCGAATAGCCCCCTTCAATGTGAGTCACTCCATGCTAAAcgagaaaaatgaaaagaaggGACACTGGAGCTTGATATATCACCACATTTCACAAATGCACTCCGCTCAATGTTATTCTAGTAGCTTTTCAATTTATCGGAAAGGGTGCATATTGCGTTAGTTTGGCGAGTATCGATTAAACTGGGCGCTGGGAGCttataaattattcattaaCATCGCACAGTTGACTTTCCACGATATAAAGaccttcttttgttttgttttcacataTTGTTTGATATAAGGTGCCTATACTACACTTAGTCAGCCGGGGAATTAGCTCAGATGGTAGAGCGCTCGCTTAGCATGCGAGAGGTACCGGGATCGATGCCCGGATTCTCCAGGAAGGGGTTtcatttttgccctttttggtGAAAAACAGATATTGCCTTTCAAAACAAGGAAACTGGCATAAATTAGGtcaatattttcacttttttggcaaatttctTTTTCTTATATTTGCCCATAACTGCAGGTTTTATGTGATTGTCGATCCTGAAATGATTGTAATAGCGTAAGACTTTCAATTCATCTTGAttatacaaccattttcagtaatagagcgcgaagccactacagtgaactgcaataaaactgcttacactaattagtttcagctgtagccgtggccactttggtgttgaacaaggccacttgatacagacaaaaagtctgcttgtacaaaggcaaaactagctctgtctgaggctcgggttgtaaatgagagttcgattggcaccctgtgttcaagattaagatacaatgtaacattaccatgtaCTGGTCCaggtacaaatcttttttatttcaacttccccagacaaactgtctccatgggacatacaatgttgtcgactttgccagctggctacagctgaaactatttagtgtgagcagttttattgcagttcactgcagtggcttcgcgctctattactgaaaatggttgtaaattCCCTCGCAGGGCTTTGATAGTAATCTACTACGTCCATATCTAGGTCTTAACAAATATACAGGCATATCATCGCTTTTACTAATATCGGTCTCGAAAACTACCATCGTGACCACAGATGGTCAAATTAGCGTCACTTCATGACACCCCAAGTGACAAGTCATTACAAACCATGCAAACTTACCATTGGGAACTGAAAACTGCGGCGTCCAAAGTTATAGTAGTGGCGAAGTTCAATCTGCCCAGATGGACTGAGTACACATGTATATACGTCATCTTgactctgagagagagagagagagagagagagagagagagagagagagagagagagagagagagagagagagagagagagagagagagagcatgaaTAATGGGGTTCTAAAAATCTTTAGGAtagaatgcgccccggggacacatattctgactctcaaccGTGTATAATACTTTATTTGGTCTACTACTCATTTTGAACCACGTGGAGTAATAAATAAAGTTTCACGATTTGACGTGAAAATCGAAGATTGCATTATTCCCTGGGGAATTAatacaggggtggcggccattttggtgTTCAAGTGTTGGTAAACATTGGATAACTTTTTCCCTAGTACCTGATTTTTTCCTCGATGACCCCCACATGTATTCTTTATTTCTAAAGGAATCATGGTGTAAAGTCTTTAAATTTCAAGATACGAACTATCTTACGCTGCTGATAACTAGACAGTTTCCAGCAGTATTTGTCGCTTAGTATCAGGTACATGTTCCTCTGGATAGCAAAGGAATTACTGGAACAAGGGTTCTCTGAAGATTTGCTTTGTAACCTTGATCTGAAGGGACTTACAAACCTTTTAATCTCAAAAGTTGTGTGCTCATGAACATCAAAAACATATGTAGGAAATTAATGGCGGGCAATTTGCTGTCACATACCAGGGAACGTTTGCAAAGTTGAACAGAgcagattttaaaaatatacatgcacctgtaatctaaatatgctcatatatggtcaaagggacgttccttggtattcaaaatgcccatgtgagggcgctgtttttaaaaaagcggccacctgcttaaaatctgtgattggttagattttctctttccatggtaactgtagcaaacttggaacaggtgacagtatacctttaacagaaCTTATAACATCTATGATTGCTCAAAAAAACATGTCGGAGTTAGAGGTAGTGATAAAAGACTTGGAGAATCCGGGCATCGATCCCGGTACCTCTCGCATGCAAAGCGAGCGCTCTACCATCTGAGCTAATTCCCCTGTTGACAACACAggtaagaaaataaataatattgttaAAGCATAATACAAAAGAAGGCATAGTCGCGGAGGAATGCAAAACTCTATACTTATTGCTTTGGATGGTTTTCTTATGGCTGGTCACTGGAATACAGTAAGAGTGACAGGAGAAAAATATGGATCACAATCCAAGCAATGTGCCGTAACAGACAAGGGAAGGTTGCTTTGTAAACTTGAAGAAATAAGACAGGATGGAAAAGGATGGAAAAGGATGGAAGAGTGACAGGATGGTCATATGGATCGCACTCCAGCCAATGTTCTGTGACATACAAATGAAGGTTAGTGGCAAGATTTTGCTTTGTGAACTTGAACGGAACAGAACTTATATAACCCTTGCAATTGCGTGCTCATGAACAGCAAAAAACAAACGTACGGGCAAAAATCTGGAGAATCCGGGCATCGATCCCGGTACCTCTCGCATGCTAAGCGAGCGCTCTACCATCTGAGCTAATTCCCCTGTTGATGTGTTTGTGaggtaaatatgtaaatgaaattttaaaaatataatacaaaagaAGGAGGTATTGTTGCCGAGAAATTGCATCGTTTACTCATAGTGGACCACTGAAATAGGAGTGACAGGAGGGAAATATGGATCGCACTCAGGCAATAGctgaggtatgtaagggtagctcaaagCCCCAACTGGGACTGCTAACTGGGGCTCCCAGTTGGCtcaaaatgcactctgggaccggtcccatcCCAGTTAGTCTccaggaccggtcccagttggcttccaggaccagtcccagttggcttcaaaGTGtactctgggaccggtcccatgGTTAGCATCCAGGACCGGTCCCAGTCTGCTTCAACTCTTTGACAGGCCGCATGGGTGGTGTAAGTTATCTGAAACCATaatatcatggaggtagtagaggaTATCTATGATAATATATAATGACAAAGAGGTTTCCCACCCCACTGTACGCCTTTTGTAGCAATAGTATGCACATGTTTTGTTCATGTTCCCTGTGCTGTTGTGGAAATTGTGTATATTGTTTGTGTGGGAAAGCTAGCATCACCCAGTTTCACTCTAGGACAGTGGTCTCATTTCAATTCCGCGACTCGTAGTTCCAAATAGATACGACAGAATATAGACTGAAATAGAAAACACGGAGACAGCATACGCTACATAGCTACTAGCtgtcaatgaagttttgaagcagTGTATGTTGTTGACTTGTTaatttatatattcaaaaccctTTGTCTTAAAATGTTATCACCTCATTGATGTTGATTTCctcgcataacaatgaaatggTTCTGCTGTACATGCATTTCTATTGTTGTAGACCTAACCATTGATTGTTGCCTATCTCTTATTTATGTCTATCTGTTCAGAAATAAAACTAGGTCCaaattaaagatccattagctgtaattttgaacttttttaaattttgtttgttctgtgtatcatctgccgTTTCTGGTTTTTGAATCCCTGAGCCATTGAGAAAATCCTAATACTTAGCTCatatatatgagtataatctgcattgttattgtttaaattttgtattcaggtccggactagaatacatttaccAACAatacaatggtcatttcacatacacaggctctgttggcaagcaggacaccgggcattggtcatgatgatcggattatagtaaaattctgtagttgatacattgaaacagagtagtgaaaaattagtcaaaagttacagctaaagtCCCTTTAAGACATCACTCATACTTCAAATGAACTGCAATTCCATCAAACACAGCGAGTTTTCGTTTaatgtttgtttgtcattttaatatgaGTTTGTATGCCTTGATGAGTTGCTAGTCTTGCACAGTAATTTTCATCTCCTTTTTTCATCAGTACAGTCTCTCTATCAATATGATTTCCCCCACACACCACAGGACGTACTATTGCTATGATTGTGTAGATCACAGTTAGACCAAagtaataaattctttgttttgcgcccactcaaatgtttcaaaacatgaGCGGGAAGGCAGTACTAAAACGcatacaagaaaattaaaacacacaagttatattttcttgattatttccatGCAACAACATAGGTGTCTatacaaaaatcatcagaaacttCCTTTCATCGTGATCATCGTAAGTTATACTacaacatgtgaaattttgtgcacaAAAGCTACTCAGTAAAATCCTATTCAAACCGTAGACAGGAGAAAAAACCTCGTATGTGCACACAGATGTAAAACAAAGAATGAAATTACTTTTGCCTTATTCAGTTAGGATCTATTAAATGTGGCGTATACCTATAACTATGGCAGATTATGGCAGGGTTTTTCATAGTGGTCCCAGTTCACAAATTGGACGTGTCCTTGAAGTGAACTGGGACTGATCCTGGAGGACAACTGGGACCagtcccagagtgcattttgaagccaactgggaccagTCCTGGATACCAGCTGGGACCAGTCctggaagccaactgggactggtcccagagtgcattttcAGCCAACTCGGAGTCCCCTTTAGTGGTCCCAGTTgggggtttgagctacccttacatacctggaTAGCTAGTAACATACGATGAACGATGCTTGTGATGGTGAatttaatagaatctcacacccctgAGGCCTGGGATCACATTTGTAACaggagttggggatattttgtctcagtGAGATAAAATATCCAAAACGAGTGTGAGAGAGCTGATCCGAGGCCCTTGATGTGTGacattctttttctcacatgaccacaaaatgcctTAAATTCACATCAGAAACGTTGAATGATTATTTTAAGTGTATCAGTGACTATCCTACTTGGTGGCCATGTTCTGCGTCACTGCCGATATTTCAACTTCTGCTAAGGACAAGCTGTCAATCAGGAAAAATTGACGATATGTTCCACGTGGCCTATGTTCACTTGTTATTTAGAAACTTcggccgtattttgtgagtcTGTCACCAACGACGTCGAATagcgggaaggctccattaactttgatggtacctgaaacccgagttgctgcctgtcaactcgggtgacaaacagaagacttttaatccccaaaggtgttaatgttccattgttgcgtttatcttatccagctgatgctatgataggaacgtcagggctgtaacgactcactcaatactacgggcacacacatatgcttgcacatggaactatgttgacaggaaaaagtgaactacccacttttcaatgcaagtaatctagtttcttcttaatttaggctctaaactaagttttagaaatatggtgaaacaaaatatcgttcttcgttcattttcattcaagtttcctattttcggacgcttcacttcagtaacgcgcattgatcatatatgcaaatgtgatcagaacagcatggaacgttctttccacgtGTCCAGCTTTTTCATGCACATGCAAACAACGTAACGTgtccttactccaagagctgcgcgtatcctgtgacatCTCCGATAAAAAGAACGAAatcaatgaattgctagccaGAAACCGTTTGTAACAGTATGGCCACTCTTACatataagaaaggagaaatgGTAGAGGCAGTTGACGAGGCCGGCCGGTGGACGGTAGCACGAGTAATTGACTGTTACACAATGCCAGAAGacaatggaaatatttcagtgtCTTTCCCAGGATGGTGTAGAAATTCAATATGACTGTTTCTCCCAAAGTCAaaagacaaagtcctactcttacgcagaaaatcaaagttttcaagcgtagactttcccttctgcttaaccacggcccctccacaaaacgcgatgtcgatcgacttgaatattgacactatgatcgaccatggatggattgacgtggcgATTTagaagtatgaaaaatgagactcagtaacttttggtcgctttacatttgatcaaaacctacccaacccatcagacaaggccctacttttacgcagaaaaccaaagctcccaagcgtcgactttctcttccgcgtttgactttcttctctttcgcgtttgagagaaacaaacgtcggctttattcggaaatggtcggctattcgtggGCATACagtcagtccaatggtaagctacacccgatgtgaacgtcggaataattcgggctgtctGTCGGGAAAgcaggttgacctcgagagcgattctcagtacagtacacgttcgcagatcgcggtactacaggctgatactagatagcaacaagttcaccgcgtaaattgctagactacatatagccacatcggcacttctgaaatgttatctccggcttgcaagacaacaaaaatatcaaaatattattatcaaaaccagaatttcggggctagagagcgaaacattgctgaaaagtagccggccaaaatacggaagtagccggtcaatttggccggcatccggctaaaaatgaacaacgctgcaaacagagaggcttgttgcgatggacaagtagcctttggctttttgaccagaaaaataagtgagtgttcattgataattcaaagactggatccgttgacaccaaagtttgctcgtgactttcattgcattgcatgcacctttccacaatgccactcattgagtatgaactgaaattgaataAGTACGTTTTATTAAAGTCCtgtttgttgtgctgattttcgctaccgcactttcttttatagggatataaacattcatacaaagcaaaaaatcttcagtttgtctcctttcgatcgtacagagatattgTGTGACAGGAAAACTTTAGTTCAAAGGGCAATGATCTTTGTGAACGTACGCTCAACCAGTTTaaatagcttttcgtatgcaaaatcagcgtacgttaattaaccgctggtattgtttaaacagcattatattgaaagggattctataataccattgtttttgtaaactcttcatgcaattttatgaactgaatgatgacctcaaagtaacagcaagtgctggacggcacttttaacgctggtcggaaatcCTGAGTGCGAGCGGCGtgggccatgctaaaagtagttccggcagtgctaatgttttgtttacactaaaagataatctgttcgcatatgttgacatagagattaatcctctgataaccaactcgggttagTCGGGTACTTTTAAGTTAATGAAGCGTTCCCCTAATGCgtaccaaattttccaaaatcgtgacaatgCACTCGTCTGCACTGCACTGTGACCTGCTCACTTTGTAGTTCCGGTCGTGTGCTGCTCAACACTCAATAGCATAATATTTAGCACGCGGAACAAAAGGCCGTTTATTATCAAATAAGAGCTGGTGTAATAATTTATTATATGCCTTGATGtaagtgcaaatcagtgcattgattgggataggaacatccggggagttagcgggccgtatgagcgatgtactgaccggtttccatagtcACCAGATCCGGTGAAgccctttgacgtcaaagtagaATGATGCGTCATATGTGAAATATCcttgcgcgcactgctattttgactttcgttaaaatctgtttgatgctggtcgataatggtaaaatcgtttgagaatgccctgcatgtaactaaatgtcatatagcattaactgtgaagaggcgtgtaataaaaatattattgcctgaatacatggatttatgtgccctcgcagcaagAGACAATccgccctcctggcgtcggatAAATTGTCAACTGCTAGCTCtcaggcacataaacccatgtatttaggcaataatatataatattgctTCGTAAATGCGCATTTATACACTGTGTGGGAAGACTTCTGAGAGTATGGGATCGATTTCCACACCGTCGGTCCCACACGCCCAGTGGTCAGGAATGTCAGAACAAATCGATCCTACCGGTGTTCTCATACTAAAactaacattttcaaacaactgagacagtgaaaatatttctcactcaaagagctttaaactgAACCacaacaagtggtaggtcagaataGGATTGTAAAAACTTGATAGCCCGAATATCCACCCCGAGGCACAGTCTACTACTATTATAACAacacagacaaagagaaatactTCTTTTTGTCTCTGGTAATATGAGATTCTAAACCGaactgaattttgaaatttgaaggaTAAAGAGAGTTGTCTGCAGCTACCCTCTCTCTGCGATTTGAAAATTTGCCTCTCTACGCTATAATTCTTTCCTCTTCCGTCTGTCATCAAAACGCTCTCCGTTTTCCCCATGAAACACTTCCCACAACCCGCTTAACACTACGAATACTCCCTATCACCCTCTCTGCACCCGGTGACGTTTACCCTCCGCATCGGCAAACTCTAGAAAACAACCTGGCCATCATCCCCGCCCaagcatttttttcaagttcGCCTCTCAGCAAAAACTGGGATTTCTCCGTCTCCTTGCCATGAAACATTTTCCACGCGCCAGTTCCCTGTCCTACCATACGAGAAGAAAATTTGCCCGCTTGGCACAAAACCACACCGTTTTTTAACTAATAGCATGTTAGCTGGCCCTTTCTACATTTAGAAAGACTTGATGTTTACGCCAGCACCAGCGTTAAATACTAACCATGTGTTGATCTAGAGAAAAGCCCAATGCAAACCAACCGTCGCTCTTTGCCAACATCTCGATGGAGACTGCGTCTTTCCTCTCGTCTACGCTGTCCTCTCTGAAGGTCACCAAGACTTGGCATCTTCTCCCCTTACACCTGTAAGGATGCATCACGCAGCCCACACTGCTACCACAGTTAGCCCCGTCTGGTTCAAAGTACGATGTGGCAGCGGCGAGTAGCGCCATCCCCAGCAAAATTCGGACGTTTTGATTTGCGCCTGCCAGTTTCATGGTGATCGAATACAACCTTGTAAGCAGGCAGCTTGTTCCCCTAAAGTATGAAACCAAAACCAAAAACTAATAATAATTACAGGGTAGTTTCGTTGTACTATGTTTCGTTTCCACTCGTACTTTTTTCAAACAATCTCACACTCACTGATGTCCTGTGTACGAGGTAAAGAAAGTACAAAACAAGAAGTTATGACCAGTTCATATATACAAGTTGGTGTCTTGTAGATTTTACTCGATTGAAGTACAGTATGTTATTACATCGTCACATGTTCTCTATTCTATGATATTTAAACTTATGAGCATGGACATAGGAAGTGGCACATGCGTATTGTGTCGATTTTTTGGCCTCAAGACATACAAAAGTTTCATGTTATGCCTGTACTAGCTGCGTCTATCTTCGTTTTATTTGATGGTTTAAGGTAGAGACTCagtttcattgtcacttattttcaatcctcattttcacaaagaagacgtggtcacacacccgacatgtggtacttttttatctgctcggtcaccgaagagttcagaaaatttgttagtttttcaaaaacagtgcgcatacggctgttttgctcaaaaacacgtgttttttagttttttactcaaaaaagtgtaagtacaaatctccaatcggccttggtgatctgtttacggcaatcgacggctgggtatactgggcaaaaaaccgtgtcccagatttttgaaattcgcttttgttttcgcacaatgcaccttcaaagtgtcaacttgacgttttttgcataaattatcggcctttgctcacgtttgtcaggatatcttcacttccatgccctttatcggaaatctgagacacgttctttcagatatattcattcactgtccactCCGTTGT
This DNA window, taken from Ptychodera flava strain L36383 chromosome 4, AS_Pfla_20210202, whole genome shotgun sequence, encodes the following:
- the LOC139131234 gene encoding DOMON domain-containing protein FRRS1L-like, whose product is MKLAGANQNVRILLGMALLAAATSYFEPDGANCGSSVGCVMHPYRCKGRRCQVLVTFREDSVDERKDAVSIEMLAKSDGWFALGFSLDQHMSQDDVYTCVLSPSGQIELRHYYNFGRRSFQFPMHGVTHIEGGYSDGYLSCRFTRLKTVPDRRSKKVHDLSREYYFLLPTGEVAPNGTLLKHAPLPLVSKFKAYLRFENELIEAVKSHDPDDHDPNDNERYQSVSNSAVMLTAPGLMVWFLRAILP